One segment of Papaver somniferum cultivar HN1 unplaced genomic scaffold, ASM357369v1 unplaced-scaffold_137, whole genome shotgun sequence DNA contains the following:
- the LOC113334762 gene encoding uncharacterized protein LOC113334762, with product MHVKCTYNGVQLSEMEFPKNWLTEGIQIKILYPFYPKPWNRSKKRSHHKNPRGIKENSCFLTVWGMETEFPFGSPRRRPSFLKPIFKDLEKRITKKKTQSFLGLRVLKEKTKGFLKDSKEKESWTHKKDFFQKKRIKELGKVNPILLVGLRKVYESSENKKISLKENQIVHESSSRIRSMSWTNYSLTEKKTEDLDDRTSTIKNQIEKIINDKKKTFLIPDRNINPNDTSCNDKRLEAPKSFLRIFQRRSARLIRKRHSFLNFLIEKIYMDTLLYLINIPRINAQFSLDLKKGEIDKKSYNAEIKKEEVEEKKKKKIHVISTKKRELSNISNKNLHHFCAPVDLSQAYVFYKLSQTQVINKYHMRSVLQYNGTSFFLKDRIKKFFGTQGILYSESRHKKLSNFETNGWKNWLNSHYNYQYNLSKITSSQLALQKQRNGVNQSHTISNKASRKLDSYEQKNVFHYKKQNAYVMDSLSSKTKIFKKQYGYDLLSQKYINYREGKDSYISLSPLQVKGSRKIPYNYNTNKPPIFYIPAGIYMSHYLGEDCIVDTDKNPDRKYFDWRIVSFCLRKKIDIEAWANMDTETRMDKNTKTGINYYSIINQIDTKDLSYLAIDKQIKPSSGKNFFFDWMGMNEEILNRPISNLHLWFFPELLGLYDTYRIKPWIIPTKSLLFHFNGKKTTSENKKLKKKDLELENQNQEEKE from the coding sequence ATGCATGTTAAATGCACCTATAATGGTGTTCAATTATCCGAAATGGAATTTCCAAAAAATTGGTTAACAGAGGGTATTCAGATAAAGATCCTATATCCTTTCTATCCGAAACCTTGGAACAGATCTAAGAAACGATCtcatcataaaaatccaaggggAATAAAGGAAAATTCTTGCTTTTTGACAGTCTGGGGGATGGAAACTGAATTTCCTTTTGGTTCTCCTCGAAGACGACCTTCTTTTTTAAAACCCATTTTTAAAGACctagaaaaaagaataacaaaaaaaaaaacacaaagtttTCTAGGTCTaagagttttaaaagaaaaaacaaaagggtTTCTAAAGgactcaaaagaaaaagaaagctggactcataaaaaggatttttttcaaaaaaaaagaataaaagagcTTGGCAAAGTAAATCCAATTCTATTAGTTGGATTGAGAAAAGTATATGAATCgagtgaaaataaaaaaatttctctcAAAGAAAATCAGATAGTTCATGAATCGTCAAGTCGAATTAGATCAATGTCTTGGACAAATTATTCACtaacagaaaaaaaaacagaagatcTGGATGATAGGACAAGTACaattaagaatcaaattgaaaaaataataaatgaCAAGAAAAAAACGTTTCTAATTCCAGATAGAAATATTAATCCTAACGATACAAGTTGTAACGATAAAAGATTAGAAGCGCCAAAAAGCTTTTTGCGGATATTccaaagaagaagtgctagattaATACGTAAACGACACTCTTTTTTAAACTTTTTGATTGAAAAGATATATATGGACACCCTTCTATATCTCATTAATATTCCCAGGATCAATGCACAATTTTCCCTAGACTTAAAAAAAGGAGAGATTGATAAAAAAAGTTACAATGCTgaaataaagaaagaagaagttgaagaaaaaaaaaaaaaaaaaattcatgtaatttcgACTAAAAAGAGGGAACTTTCAAATATTAGTAATAAGAATTTACATCATTTTTGTGCCCCAGTTGACTTGTCACAGGCATATGTATTTTACAAATTATCACAAACCCAAGTGATTAACAAATATCACATGAGATCTGTACTTCAATATAATGGAACGTCTTTTTTTCTTAAAGATagaataaagaaattttttggaacacaaggaatactttatTCTGAATCAAGACATAAAAAACTTAGCAATTTTGAAACGAATGGGTGGAAAAATTGGTTAAACAGTCATTATAACTATCAATATAATTTATCTAAGATTACATCGTCTCAATTAGCTCTACAAAAACAACGAAATGGAGTCAATCAAAGTCATACGATTTCAAACAAGGCATCAAGAAAATTGGATTCATATGAACAAAAAAATGTATTTCATTATAAGAAGCAAAATGCTTATGTAATGGATTCATTATCGAGTAAAACAAAAATTTTTAAAAAACAGTATGGATATGATCTTTTATCACAGAAATATATCAATTATAGAGAAGGGAAGGATTCATATATTTCTCTATCACCATTACAAGTAAAGGGAAGCCGAAAAATTCCCTATAACTACAACACAAATAAACCCCCAATTTTTTATATTCCGGCAGGCATATATATGAGTCATTATCTAGGAGAAGATTGTATTGTTGATACGGATAAAAATCCGGATAGAAAATATTTTGATTGGAGAatcgtttctttttgtcttagaAAGAAGATCGATATTGAGGCTTGGGCTAATATGGATACTGAGACCCGCATGGATAAAAATACTAAAACAGGAATTAACTATTATTCAATCATTAATCAAATTGATACGAAGGATCTTTCGTATCTTGCGATTGATAAACAAATAAAACCGTCCAGtggaaaaaactttttttttgattgGATGGGGATGAATGAAGAAATACTAAACCGCCCCATATCAAATCTGCACCTTTGGTTCTTCCCAGAATTGTTGGGGCTATATGATACATATAGGATTAAACCGTGGATTATACCAACAAAATCACTTCTTTTCCATTTTAATGGAAAGAAAACCACCAGTGaaaataaaaagctaaaaaaaaaagatcttgaattagaaaatcaaaatcaagaagaaaaagaataa
- the LOC113334764 gene encoding uncharacterized protein LOC113334764 isoform X1 — translation MSRRGTAEEKTAKSDPIYRNRLVNMLVNRILKHGKKSLAYQIIYRALKKIQQKTETNPLSVLRQAIRGVTPDIAVKARRVGGSTHQVPIEIGSTQGKALAIRWLLGASRKRPGRNMAFKLSSELVDDAKGSGDAIRKKEETHRMAEANRAFAHFR, via the coding sequence ATGTCACGTCGAGGTACTGCAGAAGAAAAAACTGCAAAATCCGATCCAATTTATCGTAATCGATTAGTTAACATGTTGGTTAACCGTATTCTGAAACACGGAAAAAAATCATTGGCTTATCAAATTATCTATCGAGCCCTGAAAAAGATTCAACAAAAGACAGAAACAAATCCACTATCCGTTTTACGTCAAGCAATACGTGGAGTAACTCCCGATATAGCAGTAAAAGCAAGACGTGTAGGCGGATCGACTCATCAAGTTCCCATTGAAATAGGATCTACACAAGGAAAAGCACTTGCCATTCGTTGGTTATTAGGAGCATCCCGAAAACGTCCGGGTCGAAATATGGCTTTTAAATTAAGTTCCGAATTAGTGGATGATGCCAAAGGGAGTGGCGATGCCATACGCAAAAAGGAAGAGACTCATAGAATGGCAGAGGCAAATAGAGCTTTTGCACATTTTCGTTAA
- the LOC113334764 gene encoding uncharacterized protein LOC113334764 isoform X2 codes for MSRRGTAEEKTAKSDPIYRNRLVNMLVNRILKHGKKSLAYQIIYRALKKIQQKTETNPLSVLRQAIRGVTPDIAVKARRVGGSTHQVPIEIGSTQGKALAIRWLLGASRKRPGRNMAFKLSSELVDAAKGSGDAIRKKEETHRMAEANRAFAHFR; via the exons ATGTCACGTCGAGGTACTGCAGAAGAAAAAACTGCAAAATCCGATCCAATTTATCGTAATCGATTAGTTAACATGTTGGTTAACCGTATTCTGAAACACGGAAAAAAATCATTGGCTTATCAAATTATCTATCGAGCCCTGAAAAAGATTCAACAAAAGACAGAAACAAATCCACTATCCGTTTTACGTCAAGCAATACGTGGAGTAACTCCCGATATAGCAGTAAAAGCAAGACGTGTAGGCGGATCGACTCATCAAGTTCCCATTGAAATAGGATCTACACAAGGAAAAGCACTTGCCATTCGTTG GTTATTAGGAGCATCCCGAAAACGTCCGGGTCGAAATATGGCTTTTAAATTAAGTTCCGAATTAGTGGATGCTGCCAAAGGGAGTGGCGATGCCATACGCAAAAAGGAAGAGACTCATAGAATGGCAGAGGCAAATAGAGCTTTTGCACATTTTCGTTAA
- the LOC113334525 gene encoding uncharacterized protein LOC113334525: MIWHVQNENFILDSTRIFMKAFHLLLFNGNFIFPECILIFGLILLLMIDSTSDQKDIPWLYFISSTSLVMSITALLFRWREEPMISFSGNFQTNNFNEIFQFLILLCSTLCIPLSVEYIECTEMAITEFLLFVLTATLGGMFLCGANDLITIFVAPECFSLCSYLLYGYTKRDVRSNEATTKYLLMGGASSSILVHGFSWLYGSSGGEIELQEIVNGLINTQMYNSPGISIALIFITVGIGFKLSPAPSHQWTPDVYEGSPTPVVAFLSVTSKVAASASATRIFDIPFYFSSNEWHLLLETLAILSMILGNLIAITQTSMKRMLAYSSIGQIGYVIIGIIVGDSNDGYASMITYMLFYISMNLGTFACIVSFGLLCYQVRTRILINTGTHREENGFMDGIKYAVFTDKSIRLLGNNQYTSNVESGSTRTEIKHWVELFFGVKQRHCGKGRNARGIITARHRGGGHKRLYRKIDFRRNEKDISGRIVTIEYDPNRNAYICLIHYGDGEKRYILHPRGAIIGDTIVSGTEVPISMGNALPLSAV; encoded by the exons ATGATCTGGCATGTACAGAATGAAAACTTCATTCTCGATTCTACGAGAATTTTTATGAAAGCGTTTCATTTGCTTCTCTTCAATGGAAATTTTATTTTCCCAGAATGTATCCTAATTTTTGGCCTAATTCTTCTTCTGATGATTGATTCAACCTCTGATCAAAAAGATATACCTTGGTTATATTTCATCTCTTCAACAAGTTTAGTAATGAGCATAACGGCCCTATTGTTCCGATGGAGAGAAGAACCTATGATTAGCTTTTCGGGAAATTTCCAAACGAACAATTTCAACGAAatctttcaatttcttattttacTCTGTTCAACTCTATGTATTCCTCTATCCGTAGAGTACATTGAATGTACAGAAATGGCTATAACAGAGTTTCTCTTATTCGTATTAACAGCTACTCTAGGAGGAATGTTTTTATGTGGTGCTAACGATTTAATAACTATCTTTGTAGCTCCAGAATGTTTCAGTTTATGCTCCTACCTATTATATGGATATACCAAGAGAGATGTACGGTCTAATGAGGCTACTACGAAATATTTACTCATGGGTGGGGCAAGCTCTTCTATTCTGGTTCATGGGTTCTCTTGGCTATATGGTTCATCCGGGGGAGAGATCGAACTTCAAGAAATAGTGAATGGTCTTATCAATACACAAATGTATAACTCCCCAGGAATTTCAATTGCGCTTATATTCATCACTGTAGGAATTGGGTTCAAGCTTTCCCCAGCCCCTTCTCATCAATGGACTCCTGACGTATACGAAGGA TCTCCCACTCCAGTCGTTGCTTTTCTTTCTGTTACTTCGAAAGTAGCTGCTTCAGCTTCAGCCACTCGAATTTTCGATATTCCTTTTTATTTCTCATCAAACGAATGGCATCTTCTTCTGGAAACCCTAGCTATTCTTAGCATGATATTGGGGAATCTCATTGCTATTACTCAAACAAGCATGAAGCGTATGCTTGCATATTCATCCATAGGTCAAATCGGATATGTCATTATTGGAATAATTGTTGGAGACTCAAATGATGGATATGCAAGCATGATAACTTATATGCTGTTCTATATCTCCATGAATCTAGGAACTTTTGCTTGCATTGTATCATTTGgtctgctttgttaccaag TAAGAACTAGAATTCTTATCAATACTGGAACTCATAGGGAAGAAAATGGATTTATGGATGGAATCAAATATGCAGTATTTACAGACAAAAGTATTCGGTTATTGGGGAACAATCAATATACTTCTAATGTCGAATCAGGATCAACTAGGACAGAAATAAAGCATTGGGTCGAACTCTTCTTTGGTGTCAAG CAGCGTCATTGTGGTAAAGGTCGTAATGCCAGAGGCATCATTACCGCAAGGCATAGAGGGGGAGGTCATAAGCGTCTATACCGTAAAATAGATTTTCGACGAAATGAAAAAGACATATCTGGTAGAATCGTAACCATAGAATACGACCCCAACCGAAATGCATACATTTGTCTCATACACTATGGGGATGGTGAGAAGAGATATATTTTACATCCCAGAGGGGCTATAATTGGAGATACCATTGTTTCTGGTACAGAAGTTCCTATCTCAATGGGAAATGCCCTACCTTTGAGTGCGGTTTGA
- the LOC113334792 gene encoding uncharacterized protein LOC113334792, protein MNEAFSEEGWIWINKFHNILPTNYQEFEEKKEKFERKYFLPEEGKLNSENRTKFLFDAVTPDRHHQRIIKESIGIKEIRKEVPQWSYKLITSLDQQDGTILEETAEDHEIRSRKANHVVIFTDTERTNSTTNINDEVEEVFVLRYAQESDFRRDIIKGSMRAQRRKTGIWEPFQTNIHSPLFLDRIYKKFFFSADTSRIWNLLFKNWMIKSTELKNSSFEEETKEKDKKRKKKGEENDRLAVAESWDTVLFGQSIRGCLLIAHSIFRKYIGLPSLIIAKNVSRIL, encoded by the coding sequence ATGAATGAGGCTTTCTCAGAAGAAGGTTGGATTTGGATAAATAAATTTCATAATATACTTCCCACAAACTaccaagaatttgaagaaaaaaaggaaaaatttgaGAGAAAATACTTCCTTCCAGAAGAAGGAAAACTTAATTCAGAAAATAGAACGAAATTTTTATTTGATGCGGTTACACCCGATAGACATCATCAAAGAATTATAAAGGAATCCATTGGAATAAAAGAAATACGTAAAGAAGTTCCTCAATGGTCATACAAATTGATTACCAGTTTGGATCAACAAGATGGAACAATTTTAGAAGAAACGGCTGAGGATCATGAAATTAGGTCAAGAAAGGCCAACCATGTAGTCATTTTTACAGATACCGAACGTACAAATAGTACAACGAATATTAATGATGAAGTAGAAGAAGTGTTTGTCCTACGTTATGCGCAAGAATCGGATTTTCGTCGAGATATAATCAAAGGTTCTATGCGCGCTCAAAGACGTAAAACAGGTATTTGGGAACCGTTTCAAACAAATATCCATTCCCCCCTTTTTTTGGACAGAATctacaaaaagttttttttttctgctgATACCTCCCGAATTTGGAATCTTCTTTTTAAGAATTGGATGATAAAAAGTACGGAATTAAAAAATTCCAGTTTTGAGGAagagacaaaagaaaaggataaaaaaaggaagaagaaaggggAGGAAAATGACCGGCTAGCAGTAGCGGAAAGCTGGGATACTGTTCTATTTGGTCAATCAATAAGGGGTTGCTTGTTAATAGCCCACTCGATTTTTAGAAAATATATTGGATTGCCTTCATTGATAATAGCTAAAAACGTCAGCCGTATCTTATGA